The Aythya fuligula isolate bAytFul2 chromosome 7, bAytFul2.pri, whole genome shotgun sequence genome has a window encoding:
- the PKD2L1 gene encoding polycystic kidney disease 2-like 1 protein — MSSSHLNNRAESHFRAPEEHELETVGKKAWDNPVYNGSPSTSLKIRAIYNPKSILENPYENFEEVGDPLPYQTEQNKAVDGKTSPFLKCCFYIFRGIRGLWGTTLTENTAENRELYVKTTLRELLVYIVFLVDICLLTYGMTSSNAYYYTKVMSELFLQTSSDSRVSFQSIGSMSDFWVYAQGPLLDNLYWTKWYNNESLAAHNTQSYIYYENLLLGVPRMRQLKVKNNSCVVHDDFKEEISGCYDVYSEDKEERVSFGLVNGTAWRYHSEEELGGSSHWGRLTSYSGGGYYIDLKLTREESAEALQILKEKLWLDRGTRVVFIDFSVYNANINLFCVLRLVVEFPATGGAIPSWQIRTVKLIRYVSAWDFFIVACEIVFCVFIFYYVVEEILELRIHKLQYFTSIWNILDVVVILLSIVAIGFHIFRTIEVNRLLGELLKHPDTYADFEFLAFWQTQYNNMNAVNLFFAWIKIFKYISFNKTMTQLSSTLARCAKDILGFAIMFFIVFFAYAQLGYLLFGTQVENFSTFVKCIFTQFRIILGDFDYNSIDNANRVLGPIYFVTYVFFVFFVLLNMFLAIINDTYSEVKEELSSQKDELQLSDILKQSYNRTLMRLKLKKERISDVQKALQNGTKELDFEDFKNSLKELGHADHEITAAFSRFDKDGNHILDEEEQQQMKHDLEAKRVALNTEIENLGKSYGGNNLDESLTYVEAKNNRANKASWVSKEEFQVLLQRVLHLEQSINSIGSKIDAVVSKLEVLERNKLKRKDLMGKPLDSGRKDEEASPELLHENLDQLVKEEAEGWGMECLQGNNPSDNSSQNGVCPILPRSSVPGSQVPKNIQLQSDVHF; from the exons ATGAGCTCTTCTCACCTAAACAACAGAGCTGAGAGCCACTTTCGAGCCCCAGAGGAACACGAACTGGAGACTGTGGGGAAGAAAGCTTGGGATAATCCTGTTTACAATGGCTCTCCCTCTACCTCCTTGAAGATTCGAGCCATCTACAACCCCAAGTCCATCCTGGAGAATCCCTATGAGAACTTTGAAGAGGTGGGAGATCCACTGCCCTACCAGACAGAGCAGAACAAAGCTGTGGATGGAAAGACAAGTCCTTTCCTCAAGTGCTGCTTCTACATCTTCAGAGGCATCCGAG GTCTGTGGGGTACTACGCTCACTGAGAACACAGCTGAAAACAGAGAGCTTTATGTGAAGACCACACTGCGAGAGCTTCTAGTCTATATTGTGTTCTTGGTGGACATTTGTCTAT TGACATATGGAATGACAAGTTCCAATGCCTATTACTACACCAAAGTGATGTCTGAGCTCTTCTTGCAGACCTCTTCAGACAGCCGTGTTTCTTTCCAGTCCATTGGCAGCATGTCTGACTTCTGGGTG TATGCACAAGGTCCTCTTCTGGATAATCTTTACTGGACAAAGTGGTACAACAATGAGTCCCTAGCAGCACACAATACCCAGTCGTACATCTATTATGAGAACCTGCTGCTGGGTGTCCCACGGATGCGACAGCTGAAGGTGAAGAACAATTCCTGTGTGGTCCATGATGACTTCAAGGAGGAAATCTCAGGCTGCTATGACGTATACTCAGAAGACAAGGAGGAAAGAGTCTCCTTTGGACTTGTCAATGGAACAGC GTGGAGGTACCATTCTGAGGAAGAGCTGGGTGGCTCATCTCACTGGGGAAGACTAACCAGTTATAGTGGGGGAGGATACTACATAGACCTCAAGTTGACCAGAGAAGAGAGTGCTGAAGCCCTGCAAATCCTGAAGGAGAAGTTGTGGCTGGATCGGGGGACACGAGTTGTCTTCATTGATTTCTCTGTGTATAATGCAAATATCAATCTGTTCTGTGTTCTGAG GTTAGTGGTTGAGTTTCCAGCCACTGGTGGTGCCATCCCCTCCTGGCAAATCCGGACAGTCAAGCTTATACGATATGTCAGTGCATGGGACTTCTTCATTGTTGCCTGTGAAATCGTCTTCTGTGTCTTCATCTTCTACTATGTGGTGGAGGAGATTTTGGAGTTGCGTATCCACAAGCTTCAGTACTTCACCAGCATCTGGAACATCTTGGATGTGGTTGTCATCCTG CTCTCCATTGTTGCTATTGGATTTCACATCTTTCGCACCATTGAGGTGAACAGACTGTTGGGAGAGTTGTTGAAACACCCTGACACCTATGCAGACTTTGAGTTTTTGGCATTCTGGCAGACTCAGTACAACAACATGAATGCAGTCAACTTATTCTTTGCCTGGATCAAG ataTTCAAGTATATTAGCTTTAACAAAACAATGACGCAGCTCTCCTCCACACTGGCACGTTGTGCCAAGGACATCCTGGGCTTTGCCATTATGTTCTTCATTGTCTTCTTTGCCTATGCCCAGCTGGGTTACCTTCTTTTTGGGACACAAGTGGAAAACTTCAGTACCTTTGTTAAATGCAT CTTCACCCAGTTTCGGATCATTCTTGGTGACTTTGACTACAATTCCATTGACAATGCCAACAGGGTCCTTGGGCCTATTTATTTTGTCACCTACGTGTTCTTTGTCTTCTTCGTGCTCCTG AACATGTTTCTGGCCATCATCAATGACACCTATTCAGAAGTCAAGGAGGAACTTTCAAGCCAGAAGGATGAGCTGCAGCTCTCGGACATCTTGAAGCAG AGTTACAACCGGACACTCATGAGGTTGAAGCTGAAAAAGGAGCGGATTTCCGATGTgcagaaagcactgcagaaTGGAACTAAAGAACTGGACTTTGAGGACTTCAAGAACAGTTTGAAAGA aCTGGGCCATGCAGACCATGAGATCACAGCAGCTTTCTCCAGATTTGATAAAGATGGCAACCACATCCTTGatgaagaggagcagcagcagatgaagcATGACCTAGAGGCAAAAAGG GTTGCTCTGAATACAGAGATTGAAAATTTGGGGAAGTCCTATGGTGGCAACAACTTAGATGAGAGTCTGACCTATGTGGAAGCAAAGAATAACCGTGCCAATAAGGCCAGCTGGGTCTCCAAAGAAGAGTTCCAAGT cctcctgcaacGTGTGCTGCATCTGGAACAGTCCATAAACAGCATTGGCTCCAAGATTGATGCAGTTGTGAGCAAGCTCGAAGTCCTGGAAAGAAACAAGCTGAAGAGAAAGGACCTGATGGGCAAGCCACTGGATAGTGGTAGGAAG GATGAAGAAGCCAGTCCAGAACTGCTCCACGAGAACCTAGACCAGCTGGtgaaagaagaagcagaaggctGGGGAATGGAATGTCTACAGGGAAACAACCCAAGTGACAACTCTTCCCAAAATGGGGTCTGCCCCATCTTGCCCAGATCGAGTGTACCAGGGTCTCAGGTGCCCAAGAACATCCAGCTGCAATCTGACGTGCACTTCTAG